Within the Ranitomeya imitator isolate aRanImi1 chromosome 8, aRanImi1.pri, whole genome shotgun sequence genome, the region CTTGTAATTTTATTGTTTGTCTCTTGCAGGCCATTGAACATTTACGACCGTATTTATGCGAAAAGCTGATTGCAGAAAGACACTTCGACTACCTACGATCTAAAATGATCCTGAACAAAGACGATGCCGAAGAAATTATGTGCCAAACAACAAGCCGGAAAAAAGCTGGAGAAATGCTGGACCGTCTGGCCAAGAACCCAAAGGGACTTGATGAATTGATCGAATCCATCAGACAACAGAGAACACAGGACTTTCTTATAGAGAAGATAACTGATGAGGTTCTACGGGTGAAAAACTCGTGGATCGATTCCTACAAAGGTAATTCTGTCCCAGCGCAATCGATGTTTAAGCATCTCCACAGCTAAAAAAAAACCATTCTGATCCGGTGCCAAGTGCTCTCGTCTCGTCTGCTCCCAGCTGAACCTAGAAGAATCGGTTTAGTGTGATGTCCGTTAACTGCATCCTCATTGCAGATATTATGTTTTATTGATTAGGTTGATTAGATTATTAGCCTAGAAAATCCCTTTTGTAATGGCAGACCCACTGGTAATCAGCTAAGTAACTCGGTCCCTGAGTGTAGGACCCTATTCTATAACATGAGACATATGGAGTATACAACAACTGCAGGCTTATACTGTGGAGGGACTATCTTGGGTAGAAAGCAGATGGTGCAATATTAACTGTTATAGTTTATGCACTTGTAGTTCTTCACTAGACTGTATTTTATGACCTCTCAGTACAGTTCCTTCCACGTTATGATGATGCAGCTAATGGTTGAAATTCGGCAATGAAGTCATGTGATTTAGAGGATTATTCCAGTCTACAAAAATTACCAGCTACTCACGTGATCCTTTTTATGTTGTTGCAGGTTCCATTGTTGCATAGTCGCCCTGCTGATTAATTCACTAGGGGTGATGATGATGCCAAGTGCAGCCAACGTCATAGACAGTACTTGGCATATAGAATCAGAGAACAAGGGCTCATTCATGTCCCCGCGTTCTGGCAAATCGTGGGGATAGGACCTGCACTGATCCAGACAATTACCTATCCATTTACGTAGACTAACATTCCTTTAAGGTATTTGTCCTGGACCCAAAAAAGGCTAGAAAAGCTCCGAAAACCAAAACAATGTACAAATGACAATATTTTGCTCTAAATGTTAAAGTAACATTTGATTGAAGCATTTTTTTAACTCCACGTCCGGGCTAAACTTCTTACGTTTTGTTTATTCTTATCTCGTATAGTGATGGGACCCCTTTATATTCAGGATTAGTGAGGATCCCAAAGGTTGGACCCCTATCAATCATAAAGTAACGGCATATCTTaccgatttattattattattaacagcctTCAGCTCGATCTGAAGCCATGGCCACTTGATGGATGAACGTTCTGTATGaaaatcgatcttgtgcaagcctagaaaggtccaccagggtcttctccgccgttATCTTTATAGTATCAAGTCATTGGGTCCCTGGTCTTCGTCTTCGCCTTGTTttgtctattcttccgaccatgatgtccttttcCAGTGATTGCTCTTTGTATGTTGAGTCCAAAGTAGgcgagtcgtagcttggtgatccttgcttcaaaTGACATGTCTAACTTGCTTTattccaaaattgatttatttgttgGTGTATCGGTATCCTACCGATACGCCACCATTTTGCAAGATAGGATTTGAAGCCCTCATCAGTATATGCGcttctaatttttttattttgtaggtTGCTTCTTGGACGCGTCGCTGACAACATGCAATGGATTAAGTACCACTGATGAAAAACTGGTGTCACCACAAATGGAATCCACGGTTCTTTTTCACCCGGAAGGAGAGCCCAGTCTCCCGAATTATTTTAGCACCTCTCTAACACTGAGAAGTCAATCTACTCTAGAGATGAAATCCAAGAACAGCAGACAGAGTTCTAACTTCTCCAACAAGTTCCCCAAGCCTGGAGAACTGGGAGCTCCGCCACTTCCAACTGTTCCTCCAGCGGAGCCTGAGGAGTTGTGTGCATGCTCTGCCATGGATAACCAGTTTCTGTCTCTGAGGTCCAGTTCTCCTTTTCACTCATGATTCCACAAATAAATACTCTGCCCTCTCGTATGTTATCGCGTTGCATTGGATTTGTGTTCTGCAGATCTCTGGCCACCGAATGCACAATTTTCTGAAATTTGAAGGACAAATACATCAAGGACATATTCATATTTTGTAATAAAGTAGATTGTCGGATTGAGTATAATCTGTGATTGAATAGGATTAGTTTGCAAAAAGGGTGATCAAGGGGGATACTGATTGGTCTTACGACATAAGCTGTACAGAAAAAAAACTGACCGAATTTCATTTGTGTGTTTGATACAGTTTATCCGTTTTTGATCTTTATACCTGCTATTCCCATCATGCATTTTTCTCTTAGGAGGAAAAAAATTGAATGTTTTCTAAAATTTTAGAAACGTAAAAGCAGAAAGCACACGTTTACAACATCCATATAATCCGTCTGTATTCTTGGCTAATCCGTTCACACGAAAGAGCAAATTTTTTGATTTGCAAATTGGGTCAAAATCAGACAATTCtgctgaaaacaaaaaaaacaaatagagACAATTTTTCACCAGATCCAAAAATAATTTCTAGTGAAACCCCGAGATTGGATTTCACCTGTCTGATCTTCACACACACAATCCAGAACTTCCTTAAAACTTCTGTGACTTTTCTTTCTTCAGCAATAAACTGTTTCAGTGCAGATACGGCGCTCCGATAAATGGGGAACGATTGTCCTGAGCAGGGTGATGGCATCTGCCAAGACTTTTTCCCATTTCCTTATACAGTTGGCAGCTGCTTATCTCTATCACTGCATAGAAATGACATGACTGGCAATTATTTTATGTTTATGGTCAAAGCCCAAAATGGGAAAAATCACAGAGCATCAAGTCATTGATTTTCATTAACTGAGAAATTTTCatctttacatttaaaaaaaaaaaacaagaatgcgGCATGTTGCATTTTAACAGCTAATATTTATGTTCGGTGGGAAGATTCTGCTGGCAGCGACTCTTTGATAGAGAACATAGGAGCGCTCATCCAAGACCTGGGGGAGTCATAGTGGTCACAAATAATCGTTCGCCCGACAgctgcctaaggctatgttcacacgttgcgtttaattttgtttgctgcttttttaatgcaaattgcaTCTGTTTTTCATATTTCATGCACACACACATTGttctttttttcctgactgaattggaaaactgctgtgcttttgcaaactgcagcatgtcactgctttctgcattttttttcacccatagaaagcaacgaGGAAGTGcacaaaatgcaggtatcaggttttggggtatgtgcacacgttgcggatttcctgcggatctgcagcgttcttTTTCcgagcagaaatgctgcagatccgcaagtgatttacagtacaatgtaaatcaatggggaaaaaaatgctgcgctaattgtgcagaaaaatccgcacggaaaatgcagcagattcaaaaaaggaccatgtcaatttttTGCGGATCTACaaagtttctgcacccattccatattagaaatccgcaggggtaaaaaaatgtATGAAATCCACAcagaatctgcagcaaatccgccaaaaaatgcacaaaatcagcaaaaaaaaagcagattttgacctgcgttttctgccaagaaatgcagaatctgcacagaaatttCCACagtctaatccgcaacgtgtgcatagccTTGCTgtatttttggtgcagaaaactcaggaagttgcatcatggtttgttttggtttttttttttttggggggggctaaactttatcagcatgaacaAAAGACAGATGTacctgaaaaaatgcagcaaaaagagcagcaaaacctgctttttgtaagaaacttctttactgccaagagagcaggttttgtccaaagcgctgccgtctgttgaacgcaggtgaatccgcatgtgttcactgacccGTGCGGATTCATCGAGGGATGGGGGGGACGTGAATAAACACATTTCCTGTGGATACAGTTTGCCAAAAAAATACCCAGGAACCTTTTTTACTTTTCTGGTGGGCTTCTCACTGTAGTGTAGCATATTGTTGGGCTATAGCATCTCTTTTTGATCAGTGAGGGTCTGAATGCCCGGACTTTTCTGTGTGATGCTGGAGGATGTGTGCAccattatgggggcactctctggttagcaccattatgggggcactctctggttagcaccattatgggggcactctctggttagcACCATTATGGGGGGGAACTCTGATTAGCACCTTTATGGGGCACTCTAGttagcagcattatgggggcactctggttagCACCATtataggggcagtctctggttagcaacataatgggggcactctctggttaccACCATTATAGGGGCACTCTGGttagcagcattatgggggcactctctggttagcaccattatggggggcactctctggttagcACCATTATGGGGGGCACTCTGGTTAGCAGCATTTTGGGGGCGTTCTCTGGttagcagcattatgggggcactctctggttagcaccattatgggggcactctctggttagcagcattatgggggcactctctggttagaaccattatgggggcactctctggttagtACCATTATGGGGGCACTTTCTGGTTAGCAccattatgggggcactctctggttagcACCTTTATGGGGCACTCTTTGGTTAGTATCATTATGGGAGGGACTCTCTGGTTAGCAccattatgggggcactctctggttagcACCTTTATGGGGCACTCTTTGGTTAGTATCATTATGGGGGGGGGACTCTCTGGTTAGCAGCATTATGGGGGGCACACTCTGGTTAGCAccattatgggggcactctcttgtTAGTACCATTATAGGGGTACTCTCTGGTTAGCACCATTATGGGGGCATTCTCTGGTTAGTAccattatgggggcactctctggttagcagcattatggggcactctctggttagcACCATTATGGGGGCACACTCGTTAGCAGCAttatgggggaactctcttgttaaCAGCATTATGAGGCACTTTCTGGTTAGCAGCATTATGGGGTCACTCTCTGGTAAGCAGcaacattatgggggcactctctggttagaAACATggggcagtctctggttagcagcattatgggggcactctctggctgGCATTGTTATGGGGCACTCTCTAGTTAGCACTATTACGGAGGCACTCTCTGGttagcagcattatgggggcactctctggttagcAGCatcatggggcactctctggttagcagcattatggggcactctgtttagcagcattatgggggcactctctggttagcagcattatggggcactctctggttagcagcattatggggcactCTCTAGTTAGCACTATTACGGAGGCACTCTCTGGTtagcagcattatggggcactctctgtttagcagcattatggggcactctctgtttagcagcattatggggcactctctggttagcaccattatggggcactctctggtaagcagcaacattatgggggcactctctggttagaaacattatgggggcactctctggttatcAGCATTATGGGGACACTCTCTGGTTAGCACAAttgtgggggcactctctggttagaaacattatgggggcactctctggttagcactattatgggggcactctctggttagcagcattatggggcactctctggttagcactattatgggggcactctctggttagaAGCATTATGGGGGCCCTCTCTGGTTAGCACCATTATGGGGGCCCTCTCTGGTTAGCACCATTATGGGGGCCCTCTCTGGTTAGCAccattatgggggcactctctggttagcagcattatgggggccctctctggttagcagcattatgggggccctctctggttagcagcattatggggcactctctggttagcAGCATTATGGGGGGCACACTCTGGTTAGCAccattatgggggcactctcttgtTAGTACCATTATAGGGGTACTCTCTGGTTAGCAccattatgggggcactctctggttagcagcattatgggggccctctctggttagcagcattatgggggccctctctggttagcagcattatgggggcactctctggttagcagcattatgggggcattctggttagcagcattatgggggcactctctggctgGC harbors:
- the BCL10 gene encoding B-cell lymphoma/leukemia 10, with translation MTPQLNEDIMADIKKEAIEHLRPYLCEKLIAERHFDYLRSKMILNKDDAEEIMCQTTSRKKAGEMLDRLAKNPKGLDELIESIRQQRTQDFLIEKITDEVLRVKNSWIDSYKGCFLDASLTTCNGLSTTDEKLVSPQMESTVLFHPEGEPSLPNYFSTSLTLRSQSTLEMKSKNSRQSSNFSNKFPKPGELGAPPLPTVPPAEPEELCACSAMDNQFLSLRSSSPFHS